The following coding sequences are from one Saccopteryx bilineata isolate mSacBil1 chromosome 3, mSacBil1_pri_phased_curated, whole genome shotgun sequence window:
- the RPS5 gene encoding small ribosomal subunit protein uS7, translating into MTDWDPAAPAVAETPDIKLFGKWSTDDVQINDISLQDYIAVKEKYAKYLPHSAGRYAAKRFRKAQCPIVERLTNSMMMHGRNNGKKLMTVRIVKHAFEIIHLLTGENPLQVLVNAIINSGPREDSTRIGRAGTVRRQAVDVSPLRRVNQAIWLLCTGAREAAFRNIKTIAECLADELINAAKGSSNSYAIKKKDELERVAKSNR; encoded by the exons ATGACTGACTGGGACCCGGCTGCCCCTGCAGTAGCAGAGACCCCCGACATCAAGCTCTTCGGGAAGTGGAGCACGGATGATGTGCAAATCAATGACATTTCCTTGCAG GATTACATCGCAGTGAAGGAGAAGTATGCCAAGTATCTGCCCCACAGTGCAGGGCGCTATGCGGCCAAGCGCTTCCGCAAGGCCCAGTGCCCCATTGTGGAGCGCCTCACCAACTCCATGATGATGCATGGCCGCAACAACGGCAAGAAGCTCATGACTGTACGCATCGTCAAGCACGCCTTTGAGATCATCCACCTGCTCACTGGCGAG AACCCTCTGCAGGTCCTGGTGAATGCCATCATCAACAGCGGTCCCCGGGAGGACTCAACTCGAATTGGGCGAGCCGGAACCGTGAGGAGACAAGCTGTGGATGTGTCCCCTCTGCGCCGTGTGAATCAG GCCATCTGGCTGCTGTGCACAGGGGCCCGCGAGGCTGCCTTCCGGAACATTAAGACCATTGCTGAGTGCCTGGCGGATGAGCTCATCAACGCTGCCAAG GGCTCCTCCAACTCCTATGCGATCAAGAAGAAAGACGAGCTGGAGCGTGTGGCCAAGTCCAACCGTTGA
- the RNF225 gene encoding RING finger protein 225, with protein sequence MPLSAGPIRMPCPRPPWLRRPRAPQSSGPSTPSSLSAPQSPGRGEDEDEEDGDDSSPSSGPILRPASPVECLICVSSFDGVFKLPKRLDCGHIFCLECLARLSLATAGGGDAVACPVCRAPTRLALRGGLPALPTQPGLLPRDARDVPARDGSVRFDRRRGLLYLRPPPAPGTRKTRPAPPPPLRLGRPLSRRLTLDSPTWAFNAAVALAVLVAAGLVVSGVYIFFLIPHAASSGPARPQLVALAPAPGFSWFPPRPTPGAPWTPAWTPGPTGRDLDAALPGAAKDTLESPGNPGDSAEAEGTLDSPSDREWETEDDPGWTTGLRGRRKPLWPPGAASSQPPPL encoded by the exons ATGCCTCTCTCCGCAGGTCCCATCCGGATGCCCTGCCCTCGGCCGCCCTGGCTCCGCCGCCCGCGGGCCCCTCAGAGCTCGGGACCCAGCACCCCGAGCTCGCTCTCTGCGCCCCAGTCTCCGGGAAGGGGGGAGGATGAGGACGAGGAGGATGGGGACGACAGTAGCCCGAGCTCGGGTCCCATCCTACGTCCTGCGTCCCCCGTGGAATGCCTCATCTGCGTGTCGTCCTTCGACGGAGTGTTCAAGCTGCCCAAGCGCCTGGACTGCGGCCACATCTTCTGCCTCGAGTGCCTGGCGCGCCTGTCGCTGGCCACGGCTGGCGGCGGCGACGCGGTGGCCTGCCCGGTGTGCCGCGCGCCCACACGCCTGGCCCTCCGCGGGGGGCTGCCTGCGCTGCCCACACAGCCCGGCCTCCTTCCCCGTGACGCGCGCGACGTGCCCGCGCGCGACGGCTCCGTGCGCTTCGACCGGCGCCGCGGCTTGCTCTACCTGCGCCCGCCTCCCGCGCCTGGGACGCGCAAGACCCGCCCCGCGCCTCCGCCGCCGCTGCGCCTTGGCCGCCCGCTGTCGCGCCGCCTGACACTAGACAGCCCCACCTGGGCCTTCAACGCGGCCGTGGCGCTGGCCGTGCTCGTGGCCGCAGGGCTGGTGGTCTCCGGCGTCTACATCTTCTTCCTCATCCCGCACGCCGCCTCTTCCGGCCCAGCCCGACCCCAGCTGGTGGCGCTCGCCCCTGCGCCCGGCTTCTCCTGGTTCCCGCCGCGGCCCACGCCCGGGGCACCCTGGACCCCCGCCTGGACGCCAGGCCCCACAGGCCGTGACCTGGACGCTGCCCTCCCAGGGGCTGCAAAGGACACGCTGGAGTCCCCAGGGAACCCCGGAGACTCAGCGGAGGCGGAGGGCACGCTGGATAGCCCGTCGGACCGTGAGTGGGAGACAGAGGATGACCCCGGCTGGACCACGGGCCTACGGGGCAGGAGAAAG CCTCTGTGGCCACCTGGAGCTGCGTCTTCCCAGCCACCCCCCCTCTGA
- the A1BG gene encoding alpha-1B-glycoprotein isoform X2: MSLPVAFLLLCGLFLSPVAEAATYFETRPDLWADAKSLLEPWANLTLTCRAPLPTVDFHLFKDGVLWKQVNLDAPTTEHQFLLGAVTGDTRGLYRCRYNMGSTWTQLSNLVEVTGAETLPPPQLSSKPVSWIARGLNTVLLCRGGLRGVTFLLRRKGDDQFLELAEAPNDVEVTFPVHQAGNYTCSYQTHATGTPSEPSATVIIEEPAVLPPPKLGDRGESDMAMVLPLGGRASIRCVAPLDGMEFQLRHGNKELLVPRWSTYPDRTVFEMKELAPKDSGLYTCRYRPLGEHMPWSADSEPVELLVIDETLPAPELSAEPATLRPAPGALVQLRCRAPRTGLRIALVREDAERRQVLGLQSPADAEARFELHDVSRMDSSNYSCVYVDTAAPFAGSAPSARLELRVDGPLPRPQLRPLWSGAVSPGHDAVLRCESHVPYFTLELLRAGEVVDTKVHPSTDLELTYVGPQHAGNYTCRYRTRWPMSFVSELSDPVELQVAG, translated from the exons ATGTCCCTGCCGGTGGCCTTCCTGCTGCTGTGCG GTCTCTTCCTGAGCCCAGTGGCAGAGGCAGCCACAT ATTTTGAGACGCGGCCGGACCTGTGGGCAGACGCCAAATCACTGCTGGAACCCTGGGCCAACCTGACCTTGACATGCCGGGCCCCCCTGCCCACCGTGGATTTTCACCTGTTCAAGGATGGGGTGCTCTGGAAACAGGTGAACCTTGATGCACCCACCACGGAGCACCAGTTCCTGCTGGGAGCAGTGACAGGGGACACCCGCGGCCTCTACCGCTGCCGCTATAACATGGGCAGCACATGGACCCAGCTGAGCAACCTGGTGGAGGTGACTGGGGCAG agaccctgcccccaccccagctctcaAGCAAACCAGTGTCCTGGATCGCGCGGGGCCTGAACACGGTCCTGCTGTGCAGAGGGGGACTTCGGGGTGTGACCTTCCTGCTGAGGCGGAAAGGTGATGACCAGTTTCTGGAGTTGGCTGAGGCCCCTAATGACGTGGAGGTCACCTTCCCAGTCCACCAGGCAGGCAACTACACTTGTAGCTACCAGACCCATGCAACAGGCACCCCCTCGGAGCCCAGTGCCACCGTGATCATTGAGGAACCAG CTGTGTTGCCACCACCAAAGCTAGGTGACAGAGGAGAGTCAGACATGGCCATGGTCCTGCCCCTGGGTGGACGAGCCTCCATCCGCTGCGTGGCACCCCTGGACGGCATGGAATTCCAGCTGCGGCACGGCAACAAAGAGCTGCTAGTACCCAGGTGGAGCACCTACCCGGACAGAACCGTCTTTGAAATGAAGGAGCTAGCCCCAAAGGACAGCGGCCTCTACACCTGCCGCTACCGCCCGCTTGGGGAGCACATGCCCTGGTCCGCGGACAGTGAACCCGTGGAGCTGCTGGTGATCGATG AGACGCTGCCCGCGCCGGAGCTCTCTGCGGAGCCGGCGACCCTGCGCCCCGCGCCAGGCGCGCTGGTGCAGCTACGGTGCCGCGCGCCCCGGACTGGCCTGCGCATCGCCCTTGTGCGCGAAGACGCGGAGAGGCGCCAGGTGCTCGGTCTCCAGAGCCCCGCGGACGCCGAGGCCCGATTCGAACTGCACGACGTCTCGCGGATGGACTCCTCCAACTACAGCTGCGTCTACGTGGACACCGCGGCGCCCTTCGCGGGCTCGGCGCCCAGCGCGCGCCTGGAGCTGCGCGTGGACG gACCCCTCCCCAGGCCGCAGCTCCGGCCCCTGTGGAGTGGGGCAGTGAGTCCCGGCCACGACGCTGTTCTGCGCTGCGAAAGCCACGTGCCCTACTTCACCTTGGAGCTGCTGCGAGCAGGTGAAGTAGTCGATACTAAGGTTCATCCTTCAACGGACCTTGAGCTCACCTACGTTGGACCCCAACATGCCGGCAACTATACCTGCCGCTACCGCACCAGGTGGCCCATGTCCTTTGTGTCTGAGCTCAGCGACCCGGTGGAGCTGCAGGTGGCAG GTTGA
- the A1BG gene encoding alpha-1B-glycoprotein isoform X1 yields MSLPVAFLLLCGLFLSPVAEAATYFETRPDLWADAKSLLEPWANLTLTCRAPLPTVDFHLFKDGVLWKQVNLDAPTTEHQFLLGAVTGDTRGLYRCRYNMGSTWTQLSNLVEVTGAAETLPPPQLSSKPVSWIARGLNTVLLCRGGLRGVTFLLRRKGDDQFLELAEAPNDVEVTFPVHQAGNYTCSYQTHATGTPSEPSATVIIEEPAVLPPPKLGDRGESDMAMVLPLGGRASIRCVAPLDGMEFQLRHGNKELLVPRWSTYPDRTVFEMKELAPKDSGLYTCRYRPLGEHMPWSADSEPVELLVIDETLPAPELSAEPATLRPAPGALVQLRCRAPRTGLRIALVREDAERRQVLGLQSPADAEARFELHDVSRMDSSNYSCVYVDTAAPFAGSAPSARLELRVDGPLPRPQLRPLWSGAVSPGHDAVLRCESHVPYFTLELLRAGEVVDTKVHPSTDLELTYVGPQHAGNYTCRYRTRWPMSFVSELSDPVELQVAG; encoded by the exons ATGTCCCTGCCGGTGGCCTTCCTGCTGCTGTGCG GTCTCTTCCTGAGCCCAGTGGCAGAGGCAGCCACAT ATTTTGAGACGCGGCCGGACCTGTGGGCAGACGCCAAATCACTGCTGGAACCCTGGGCCAACCTGACCTTGACATGCCGGGCCCCCCTGCCCACCGTGGATTTTCACCTGTTCAAGGATGGGGTGCTCTGGAAACAGGTGAACCTTGATGCACCCACCACGGAGCACCAGTTCCTGCTGGGAGCAGTGACAGGGGACACCCGCGGCCTCTACCGCTGCCGCTATAACATGGGCAGCACATGGACCCAGCTGAGCAACCTGGTGGAGGTGACTGGGGCAG CAGagaccctgcccccaccccagctctcaAGCAAACCAGTGTCCTGGATCGCGCGGGGCCTGAACACGGTCCTGCTGTGCAGAGGGGGACTTCGGGGTGTGACCTTCCTGCTGAGGCGGAAAGGTGATGACCAGTTTCTGGAGTTGGCTGAGGCCCCTAATGACGTGGAGGTCACCTTCCCAGTCCACCAGGCAGGCAACTACACTTGTAGCTACCAGACCCATGCAACAGGCACCCCCTCGGAGCCCAGTGCCACCGTGATCATTGAGGAACCAG CTGTGTTGCCACCACCAAAGCTAGGTGACAGAGGAGAGTCAGACATGGCCATGGTCCTGCCCCTGGGTGGACGAGCCTCCATCCGCTGCGTGGCACCCCTGGACGGCATGGAATTCCAGCTGCGGCACGGCAACAAAGAGCTGCTAGTACCCAGGTGGAGCACCTACCCGGACAGAACCGTCTTTGAAATGAAGGAGCTAGCCCCAAAGGACAGCGGCCTCTACACCTGCCGCTACCGCCCGCTTGGGGAGCACATGCCCTGGTCCGCGGACAGTGAACCCGTGGAGCTGCTGGTGATCGATG AGACGCTGCCCGCGCCGGAGCTCTCTGCGGAGCCGGCGACCCTGCGCCCCGCGCCAGGCGCGCTGGTGCAGCTACGGTGCCGCGCGCCCCGGACTGGCCTGCGCATCGCCCTTGTGCGCGAAGACGCGGAGAGGCGCCAGGTGCTCGGTCTCCAGAGCCCCGCGGACGCCGAGGCCCGATTCGAACTGCACGACGTCTCGCGGATGGACTCCTCCAACTACAGCTGCGTCTACGTGGACACCGCGGCGCCCTTCGCGGGCTCGGCGCCCAGCGCGCGCCTGGAGCTGCGCGTGGACG gACCCCTCCCCAGGCCGCAGCTCCGGCCCCTGTGGAGTGGGGCAGTGAGTCCCGGCCACGACGCTGTTCTGCGCTGCGAAAGCCACGTGCCCTACTTCACCTTGGAGCTGCTGCGAGCAGGTGAAGTAGTCGATACTAAGGTTCATCCTTCAACGGACCTTGAGCTCACCTACGTTGGACCCCAACATGCCGGCAACTATACCTGCCGCTACCGCACCAGGTGGCCCATGTCCTTTGTGTCTGAGCTCAGCGACCCGGTGGAGCTGCAGGTGGCAG GTTGA